A genomic stretch from Rhodobacterales bacterium HKCCA1288 includes:
- a CDS encoding sugar ABC transporter permease produces MEKTVNQKAWFLVLPVLLLVAFSAVIPLMTVVNYSVQDTFGNNQFFWAGLEWFEEMVRSERMWDAFGRQLMFSGIILAIEIPLGVFVALNMPKSGFWSSFCLVMMSLPLLIPWNVVGTIWQIFGRVDIGLLGYTLDALGINYNYTQDTIAAWITIIVMDVWHWTSLVALLAFAGLKSIPDAYYQAAKIDQASRWKVFRFIELPKMMGVLMIAILLRFMDSFMIYTEPFVVTGGGPGNATTLLSIDLVKMALGQFDLGPAAAFSIMYFLVILLISWVFYTAMTNLDKREG; encoded by the coding sequence ATGGAAAAGACAGTCAATCAAAAAGCATGGTTTCTCGTACTACCAGTGCTTTTGCTAGTTGCCTTCTCGGCAGTGATCCCGCTGATGACCGTGGTCAACTATTCTGTTCAGGACACCTTCGGGAATAATCAATTCTTCTGGGCGGGCCTGGAATGGTTCGAAGAAATGGTGCGCTCGGAACGGATGTGGGATGCGTTTGGCCGTCAGTTGATGTTCTCGGGCATCATTCTGGCTATCGAAATACCGCTGGGCGTCTTTGTGGCGCTGAACATGCCGAAATCTGGCTTCTGGTCGTCATTCTGTCTTGTTATGATGTCACTGCCTCTTCTCATACCCTGGAACGTAGTCGGCACGATCTGGCAGATTTTCGGACGAGTCGATATCGGTCTGCTGGGCTACACGCTAGATGCGCTTGGTATCAATTATAATTACACGCAAGATACTATCGCAGCCTGGATCACGATCATCGTTATGGATGTATGGCACTGGACTTCTCTTGTGGCGCTCCTGGCTTTTGCTGGTCTCAAGTCAATCCCTGACGCCTATTATCAAGCTGCAAAAATCGACCAGGCCTCGCGTTGGAAGGTGTTCCGTTTCATCGAGTTGCCCAAGATGATGGGCGTGTTGATGATTGCCATCTTGCTACGCTTTATGGACAGCTTCATGATTTACACCGAGCCGTTCGTCGTCACCGGCGGTGGTCCCGGTAATGCGACTACACTTTTGTCGATCGACCTCGTCAAGATGGCGCTAGGACAGTTCGACCTCGGGCCTGCGGCTGCCTTCTCGATCATGTACTTTCTTGTGATCCTTCTGATCTCCTGGGTGTTCTACACCGCGATGACCAACCTCGATAAGCGGGAGGGCTGA
- a CDS encoding carbohydrate ABC transporter permease produces the protein MAEMTVNQTTRRGLSMPKISSRTVVMTLYLLFLLLPIYWLLNMSLKTNAEILNGLTLWPQDLTLANYITILSDPAWYMGYVNSLIYVTLNTVISLAVALPAAYAFSRYHFMGDKHLFFWLLTNRMAPPAVFALPFFQLYSSVGLFDTHIAVALAHCLFNVPLAVWILEGFMRGVPKEIDETAYIDGYSFGSFFVKIFTPLISSGIGVAAFFCFMFSWVELLLSRTLTTVDAKPIAAVMTRTQGASGIDWGVLAAAGILTIVPGALVIYFVRNYIAKGFALGRV, from the coding sequence ATGGCCGAGATGACCGTAAACCAAACCACACGCCGTGGGCTGTCGATGCCTAAGATCAGCAGCCGCACCGTAGTAATGACCCTCTATCTCTTGTTCTTGTTGTTGCCTATCTATTGGCTGCTGAACATGAGCCTCAAGACCAACGCCGAAATTCTGAACGGGCTCACGCTATGGCCGCAAGACCTGACCCTGGCTAATTATATCACGATCCTTTCGGACCCGGCGTGGTACATGGGATACGTGAACTCGCTGATTTATGTGACACTCAACACGGTGATCAGCCTCGCGGTTGCGCTTCCGGCAGCCTATGCCTTCTCACGCTATCATTTCATGGGTGACAAGCACCTCTTCTTTTGGCTGCTGACAAATCGGATGGCCCCGCCCGCGGTGTTCGCACTGCCTTTTTTCCAGCTGTATTCCAGCGTAGGGCTTTTTGACACCCATATCGCCGTGGCTCTCGCGCACTGCCTATTCAACGTCCCGCTGGCGGTCTGGATCCTTGAAGGTTTCATGCGTGGAGTGCCGAAAGAAATCGATGAGACTGCTTATATCGATGGCTACAGTTTTGGCAGCTTCTTCGTAAAGATCTTCACCCCGCTAATTTCCAGCGGGATCGGTGTGGCAGCGTTCTTTTGCTTTATGTTCTCGTGGGTTGAACTGCTGCTAAGCCGGACCCTTACAACAGTCGATGCAAAGCCGATAGCCGCGGTCATGACCCGGACCCAGGGTGCCTCTGGTATCGATTGGGGTGTGCTTGCGGCTGCGGGCATCCTGACCATCGTGCCGGGTGCTCTCGTGATCTACTTCGTCCGAAACTACATCGCCAAGGGCTTCGCCCTGGGCCGTGTGTAA
- the glpK gene encoding glycerol kinase GlpK, with amino-acid sequence MTHILAIDQGTTSTRAIVFDRDMKAIASAQEEFPQHFPNSGWVEHDPADLWATTAATCRAAIEKSGRAEIAAIGITNQRETTLVWDRKTGKPIQNAIVWQDRRTSALCQALKADGFEDTVTDRTGLLLDPYFSGTKLAWILDNVDGARARAEAGELVFGTVDTWLVWNLTGGEQHVTDATNAARTMLYDIRKGRWSQTICERLNIPMSMLPEVRDCAADFGETRPDLFGHPIPILGIAGDQQAATVGQACFQPGMLKSTYGTGCFALINTGDAPVRSQNRLLTTIAYQLEGKPTYALEGSIFIAGAVVQWLRDGLKIIRDAKETQPLAKAADDAQSVVLVPAFTGLGAPYWNAECRGAVFGLTRGSGPEEFARAALESVGYQTRDLLAAMHSDMGGPGGAVLRVDGGMSASDYTMQFLSDIIDARVDRPKVLETTALGAAWLAGSRAGLYPDMDGFAATWALERSFEPSMAGEDRDRKYKAWQRAVTATMSF; translated from the coding sequence ATGACCCATATTCTGGCCATTGATCAGGGCACTACATCAACACGGGCTATTGTCTTTGACAGAGATATGAAGGCCATCGCCTCTGCCCAGGAAGAGTTCCCACAGCATTTTCCAAACAGCGGCTGGGTCGAGCATGATCCGGCGGATCTCTGGGCGACCACCGCGGCCACCTGCCGCGCGGCAATCGAGAAATCTGGCCGTGCCGAGATTGCCGCTATTGGCATTACGAACCAGCGGGAAACCACGTTGGTCTGGGACCGCAAGACCGGAAAACCAATCCAAAACGCTATTGTTTGGCAGGACCGACGCACCTCTGCGCTATGTCAAGCGCTCAAGGCAGACGGGTTCGAAGACACCGTTACCGACCGTACTGGACTGTTGCTAGACCCCTATTTCAGCGGCACAAAACTGGCCTGGATATTGGACAACGTGGATGGTGCTCGCGCCCGTGCCGAGGCTGGGGAGCTCGTCTTCGGCACGGTGGACACGTGGCTAGTCTGGAACTTGACTGGTGGGGAACAGCACGTAACCGACGCCACAAATGCCGCACGCACAATGCTCTATGACATTCGCAAAGGGCGCTGGTCGCAAACCATTTGCGAACGACTGAACATCCCCATGTCTATGTTGCCTGAAGTGCGCGACTGCGCAGCTGATTTTGGTGAGACGCGGCCTGACCTTTTTGGTCACCCAATCCCAATACTTGGAATCGCGGGTGACCAACAGGCAGCAACAGTGGGGCAAGCCTGTTTCCAACCAGGGATGCTGAAATCCACCTATGGGACTGGCTGTTTCGCTCTGATCAATACAGGCGATGCGCCGGTGCGTTCACAAAACCGGCTTCTCACTACCATCGCTTATCAGCTCGAAGGAAAGCCCACCTATGCGCTGGAAGGCTCGATCTTTATTGCGGGCGCCGTAGTGCAATGGTTGCGTGACGGGCTAAAGATTATCCGCGACGCCAAAGAAACTCAACCACTGGCTAAAGCTGCCGATGATGCGCAGAGTGTGGTACTAGTACCAGCCTTTACTGGGCTGGGCGCACCTTATTGGAATGCCGAATGCCGCGGCGCGGTGTTTGGATTGACCCGCGGCTCTGGCCCAGAAGAGTTCGCCCGCGCCGCGCTTGAAAGCGTAGGTTATCAGACCCGCGATCTGCTGGCAGCAATGCATTCTGATATGGGCGGGCCAGGGGGCGCAGTCCTGCGCGTGGACGGCGGCATGAGCGCATCCGACTACACCATGCAGTTCCTTTCGGATATCATTGACGCCCGTGTGGACCGGCCCAAAGTGCTTGAAACCACCGCCCTTGGGGCAGCCTGGCTGGCGGGCAGCCGTGCGGGTCTTTACCCTGACATGGATGGCTTTGCCGCAACCTGGGCTTTGGAGCGGAGTTTCGAGCCTTCGATGGCGGGAGAGGACCGCGATCGAAAATACAAGGCATGGCAACGGGCCGTAACTGCAACGATGAGCTTCTAA
- a CDS encoding complex I NDUFA9 subunit family protein yields the protein MSKLVTIFGGSGFVGRYIARRMAKEGWRVRVAVRRPNEAGFVRPYGVVGQVEPVLANIRDDASVRAAIKGADAVVNCVGILVESGKNKFDAVQAEGAARIARIAKEERAARLVHVSAIGADADSDSLYAQSKAQGEAGVKAAFPKAVILRPSIVFGPEDQFFNRFAAMARLSPFVPLMGAGSKFQPVYVDDVAQAAVTAILDDRFSGIYELGGPEQLSFRALIEKMLKVIVRRRVILSVPSLAAAPLAFGLDMAQAVTFGLFTNGVLTRDQLRQLKRDNVVSPKAKTLADFGITPTALDTVLPEYLWPYRDGGQYAAIRDSASKLR from the coding sequence ATGTCCAAGCTTGTGACAATTTTTGGCGGCTCAGGTTTTGTGGGGCGCTACATCGCAAGACGTATGGCTAAGGAAGGTTGGCGCGTGCGTGTTGCCGTGCGCCGCCCTAATGAAGCAGGTTTTGTGCGCCCTTATGGTGTGGTTGGTCAGGTCGAGCCTGTCTTGGCCAATATCCGCGATGATGCTTCGGTGCGTGCCGCGATCAAAGGGGCCGATGCGGTTGTGAATTGCGTGGGTATTCTCGTTGAATCAGGGAAAAACAAGTTTGATGCCGTTCAGGCCGAAGGGGCTGCACGCATTGCGCGGATTGCGAAAGAGGAGCGCGCCGCGCGGCTTGTCCATGTGTCCGCTATCGGTGCGGATGCAGACAGCGATAGCCTTTACGCGCAATCCAAAGCCCAAGGTGAAGCAGGCGTTAAGGCGGCTTTCCCAAAGGCGGTGATCTTGCGGCCTTCGATTGTGTTTGGGCCTGAAGATCAGTTTTTTAACCGCTTTGCCGCCATGGCGCGGCTGTCGCCTTTCGTGCCTTTGATGGGGGCGGGCAGCAAATTTCAGCCTGTCTATGTGGATGATGTGGCCCAAGCGGCTGTGACCGCCATTCTTGATGATCGGTTTAGTGGAATTTACGAATTGGGCGGGCCAGAACAGCTGAGCTTCCGCGCGTTGATTGAGAAGATGCTCAAGGTGATTGTCCGCCGCCGTGTGATCTTGAGTGTCCCAAGCCTTGCTGCGGCGCCTTTAGCCTTTGGCCTTGATATGGCGCAGGCGGTGACATTTGGCCTTTTCACCAATGGTGTCCTCACCCGTGATCAGCTGCGTCAGCTCAAGCGGGATAATGTCGTGTCGCCGAAGGCAAAAACCTTGGCAGATTTTGGCATTACACCGACTGCGCTTGATACGGTTTTGCCAGAATATTTGTGGCCTTATCGCGATGGCGGCCAATATGCAGCAATCCGCGATAGTGCATCTAAGCTGCGATAA
- a CDS encoding NAD(P)-dependent oxidoreductase, whose protein sequence is MAKQPMLKFVSVAKETPEKRSAEERRADFREIYAEYAEQKAAEQAGRCSQCGVPYCQSHCPLHNNIPDWLRLTAEGRLREAYEISQATNTFPEICGRICPQDRLCEGNCVIEQSGHGTVTIGSVEKYITDTAWDEGWVMPIAPTTERAESVGIIGAGPGGLAAADRLRRAGLQVTVYDRYDRAGGLLTYGIPGFKLEKPVVMRRNELLEKGGVKFELNTDIGRDITFEALREKHDFIVIATGVYKSRDLDVAGHEASGIVKALDYLTASNRKSFGDAVPDFDTGALNAEGKKVVVIGGGDTAMDCVRSAIRQGATSVKCLYRRDRANMPGSQREVQNAEEEGVEFVWLSAPKGFVGNPVTGVEVQKMRLGAPDATGRQSPEVIEGADYVEDADLVIMALGFEPEDLPTLWNCADLPVTRWGTVKTDFRSHETALENVYAVGDIARGASLVVWAIRDGREAADAILAKVAGHGVIAAE, encoded by the coding sequence GTGGCTAAGCAACCGATGTTAAAATTTGTCTCCGTGGCTAAAGAAACGCCCGAGAAGAGATCCGCCGAAGAACGCCGTGCGGATTTTCGCGAGATCTATGCCGAGTATGCCGAGCAAAAAGCCGCGGAGCAAGCAGGCCGTTGCAGCCAATGTGGCGTGCCCTATTGCCAGTCGCATTGCCCGCTTCACAACAATATTCCCGACTGGCTCCGCCTGACTGCCGAAGGGCGCTTACGCGAGGCCTATGAGATCAGCCAAGCCACAAACACTTTCCCTGAAATCTGTGGGCGTATCTGCCCGCAAGATCGCCTGTGCGAAGGCAATTGTGTAATCGAACAATCTGGGCATGGCACCGTCACCATCGGCTCGGTCGAGAAATACATCACCGATACCGCATGGGATGAAGGTTGGGTGATGCCCATTGCCCCCACAACCGAGCGGGCAGAATCCGTGGGCATCATTGGCGCAGGGCCAGGCGGTTTGGCTGCCGCAGATCGTCTGCGCCGCGCGGGGCTTCAGGTGACAGTCTATGATCGTTATGACCGCGCAGGCGGGCTTTTGACCTACGGGATTCCAGGGTTCAAATTGGAAAAGCCCGTGGTGATGCGCCGCAATGAGCTTTTGGAAAAAGGCGGGGTCAAGTTCGAGTTGAACACTGATATTGGCCGCGACATCACCTTTGAGGCGCTGCGCGAAAAGCACGACTTCATCGTGATCGCGACAGGCGTCTATAAATCGCGCGACTTGGACGTTGCGGGGCATGAGGCTTCGGGGATCGTCAAAGCATTGGATTATCTTACCGCGTCCAACCGCAAAAGCTTTGGCGACGCTGTGCCTGATTTTGACACTGGCGCATTGAATGCCGAAGGCAAAAAAGTTGTCGTAATCGGCGGTGGTGATACTGCGATGGACTGTGTGCGCAGCGCGATTCGTCAGGGTGCGACCTCTGTGAAATGCCTGTATCGCCGTGACCGCGCGAATATGCCTGGCAGTCAACGCGAAGTTCAGAACGCCGAAGAAGAGGGCGTGGAATTTGTCTGGTTGTCCGCGCCAAAAGGTTTTGTTGGCAACCCTGTAACAGGTGTCGAGGTTCAGAAAATGCGCCTCGGCGCGCCTGATGCGACAGGCCGTCAAAGCCCCGAGGTGATTGAGGGTGCCGATTATGTTGAGGACGCGGATTTGGTGATCATGGCCTTGGGCTTTGAGCCAGAAGATCTGCCCACGCTTTGGAATTGCGCGGATTTGCCTGTCACCCGTTGGGGGACAGTAAAGACCGATTTCCGTAGCCATGAAACGGCATTGGAAAACGTCTATGCCGTTGGCGATATTGCGCGCGGGGCGAGCCTTGTTGTTTGGGCGATCCGTGATGGTCGTGAAGCAGCGGATGCGATCCTCGCAAAAGTTGCAGGCCACGGCGTGATAGCGGCTGAGTGA
- a CDS encoding fructose-bisphosphate aldolase class II — MALVSLRQLLDHAAENDYALPAFNVNNMEQMLAIMAAADACQSPVIMQASRGARAFANDIVLSHLIRAAIELYPHIPICMHQDHGNSPATCLSAITNGFSSVMMDGSLKADGKTPTTFEENVAVTARVVEMAHLVGVSVEGEIGHLGSLETLQGEAEDGHGFDGALSREQLLTDPDEAAEFVRLTGVDALAVAIGTSHGAYKFTRKPDGEILAIDRLREIHTRLPDTHLVMHGSSSVPHELQEKINAYGGEIAPTWGVPVEEIIQGIRYGVRKVNVDTDLRLALTGAIRKVFAEHPGEFDPRKYLAPGIEAMSAVCRDRFEQFGSAGHATRIKSIALPEMAARYACQVTEGHAAA, encoded by the coding sequence ATGGCTCTAGTATCCCTCCGTCAGCTGCTCGATCACGCAGCAGAAAATGATTATGCGCTACCCGCGTTCAACGTAAATAATATGGAACAGATGTTGGCGATTATGGCCGCAGCGGATGCGTGCCAAAGCCCTGTTATTATGCAGGCTAGCCGGGGCGCCCGTGCCTTTGCCAATGATATAGTCCTGTCACATCTGATCCGCGCGGCTATCGAGCTATATCCGCACATTCCGATTTGTATGCATCAGGATCATGGCAATTCGCCTGCAACCTGTCTCTCAGCTATCACTAATGGGTTTTCCTCTGTGATGATGGATGGCTCGCTAAAAGCGGATGGCAAAACACCGACTACGTTTGAAGAAAATGTTGCGGTGACGGCTAGGGTGGTTGAGATGGCCCATCTAGTGGGTGTTTCAGTTGAGGGGGAAATTGGCCATCTTGGGTCGCTTGAAACACTGCAGGGCGAGGCTGAGGACGGACACGGGTTCGACGGGGCTTTGTCGCGTGAACAGCTCTTGACAGACCCGGATGAAGCTGCCGAGTTCGTGCGGCTAACCGGTGTTGATGCACTGGCCGTGGCTATCGGTACGTCGCACGGAGCCTACAAGTTCACTCGCAAGCCCGATGGAGAGATTCTTGCCATCGATCGACTGCGTGAGATCCATACTCGCCTGCCGGACACGCATCTGGTGATGCATGGTTCGTCTTCGGTGCCACATGAATTGCAGGAGAAGATTAACGCCTATGGTGGCGAGATTGCACCGACATGGGGCGTACCCGTTGAAGAGATCATCCAGGGCATCCGCTACGGTGTGCGCAAGGTCAATGTAGATACTGACCTACGGCTAGCGTTAACCGGCGCGATACGTAAGGTCTTTGCTGAACATCCCGGTGAATTCGATCCACGCAAATACCTTGCCCCCGGGATAGAAGCCATGTCCGCCGTGTGTCGAGATCGCTTCGAGCAATTTGGAAGCGCGGGGCATGCGACTCGAATAAAATCCATTGCCCTGCCCGAAATGGCCGCGCGTTATGCCTGCCAGGTCACTGAGGGTCACGCCGCTGCATGA
- a CDS encoding carbohydrate ABC transporter substrate-binding protein, with translation MNLNLKSTTAALLILASPALADMNAARAFLDAEIGDLSTLTRAEQEAEMQWFIDAAAPYAGMEIKVVSETIATHEYESQVLAPAFTAITGIRVTHDLIGEGDVVEKLQTQMQTGENIYDAYINDSDLIGTHWRYQQARNLTDWMAGDGAAVTNPNLNLEDFIGIDFTTGPDGKLYQLPDQQFANLYWFRHDWFTDPQTMADFKEAYGYDLGVPVNWSAYEDIAEFFTGRDMSYIGGPSEGVYGNMDYGKRDPSLGWRYTDAWLSMAGMGDVGEPNGLPVDEWGIRVNENSQPVGSCVARGGATNSPAAVYAVTKAIEWLENYSPPAAAGMTFSEAGPIPAQGSIAQQMFWYTAFTADMVGEGASAVLYDDGTPRWRMAPSPHGAYWEEGMKVGYQDAGSWTLMESTPVDRAQAAWLYAQFVTSMTVDVRKSHVGLTFIRESTIQHESFTERAPMLGGLVEFYRSPARVQWSPTGTNVPDYPKLAQLWWQNIGDAMSGARTPQEALDGLCADQERVLERLERSGVQGDLGPVLNDEQDPEYWLSQPGAPKAALANEDEEPQTVSYDELIASWQ, from the coding sequence ATGAACCTTAATTTAAAATCCACAACCGCGGCCCTGCTGATTCTGGCAAGCCCTGCACTTGCCGACATGAATGCAGCACGTGCCTTTCTTGATGCTGAAATTGGAGACCTGTCTACGCTGACCCGCGCTGAGCAGGAAGCTGAAATGCAATGGTTCATCGATGCCGCAGCACCCTATGCCGGCATGGAAATTAAGGTGGTGTCGGAAACCATCGCCACTCATGAATACGAAAGCCAAGTGCTTGCTCCGGCGTTCACCGCGATCACCGGTATTCGAGTAACCCACGACCTCATAGGCGAAGGTGACGTGGTAGAAAAACTGCAAACACAGATGCAGACCGGCGAAAACATCTATGACGCCTACATCAACGACTCCGACCTGATCGGTACTCATTGGCGCTATCAGCAAGCCCGGAACCTGACTGATTGGATGGCAGGCGATGGTGCAGCTGTTACCAACCCAAATTTGAATCTGGAAGACTTCATCGGCATAGATTTTACCACTGGCCCCGATGGCAAGCTCTACCAGCTGCCAGACCAGCAGTTCGCGAACCTTTACTGGTTCCGTCATGACTGGTTCACCGATCCCCAGACCATGGCTGACTTCAAAGAAGCTTATGGCTATGATTTGGGCGTTCCGGTGAACTGGTCTGCCTATGAGGACATTGCTGAGTTCTTCACTGGTCGCGACATGTCCTACATTGGTGGCCCGTCCGAAGGTGTTTATGGCAATATGGACTATGGTAAGCGTGACCCATCACTTGGTTGGCGCTACACCGATGCATGGTTGTCGATGGCCGGTATGGGCGACGTCGGAGAGCCAAACGGCCTACCAGTTGACGAATGGGGTATCCGGGTCAACGAGAATTCGCAACCCGTAGGTTCCTGTGTGGCTCGTGGTGGTGCGACTAACAGCCCTGCAGCTGTTTATGCCGTTACCAAGGCTATCGAATGGTTGGAAAATTATTCTCCGCCCGCTGCTGCAGGTATGACCTTCTCCGAGGCTGGCCCGATCCCAGCTCAGGGTTCGATTGCGCAGCAGATGTTCTGGTACACCGCCTTTACCGCCGACATGGTTGGCGAAGGTGCTAGCGCGGTTCTTTACGATGACGGGACGCCGCGCTGGCGCATGGCGCCGAGCCCGCACGGCGCGTACTGGGAAGAGGGTATGAAGGTCGGCTATCAGGATGCCGGTTCTTGGACCCTTATGGAGTCGACTCCTGTTGATCGGGCTCAGGCGGCTTGGCTTTATGCACAGTTCGTCACCTCGATGACTGTCGACGTGCGCAAATCGCACGTTGGCCTGACCTTCATTCGTGAGTCAACGATCCAACACGAGAGCTTTACCGAGCGTGCTCCGATGCTTGGCGGTCTGGTCGAATTCTATCGTTCGCCTGCGCGCGTTCAGTGGTCGCCAACCGGTACCAACGTTCCGGATTATCCAAAGCTCGCACAGCTTTGGTGGCAGAACATCGGTGATGCCATGTCCGGTGCCCGGACGCCGCAAGAAGCGCTTGATGGTTTGTGCGCTGATCAGGAGCGGGTGCTTGAACGCCTTGAGCGCTCCGGTGTTCAGGGTGATCTCGGTCCAGTCTTGAACGACGAGCAGGATCCGGAATATTGGCTGAGCCAGCCCGGTGCTCCTAAGGCTGCGCTTGCGAACGAGGATGAAGAACCTCAAACTGTCAGCTACGACGAGCTGATCGCGTCTTGGCAGTAA
- a CDS encoding undecaprenyl-diphosphate phosphatase: MSLFYLFILATIQGITEFLPISSSGHLILLPALMNHADQGQVIDVAVHVGTLGAVILYFWADVKEALFGFFRLLRGQIDTRGAFLALCLIISTVPVVVAGLVFKLTGLSDLLRSTAVIGWTMLGFGIVLYWADRTGTETKPATAWTLKDALVMGCAQILALIPGTSRSGITITAARKLGYGREDAARLSMLMSIPVIIASGALLGLEVIGTADMAAARDGAIAAGFAFVAALLALSVMMRLLKTISYTPYVIYRVILGVVLLVTAYS, translated from the coding sequence ATGAGCCTGTTTTATCTTTTTATTCTCGCTACCATCCAAGGGATCACGGAATTTCTGCCGATATCCTCCTCTGGTCACCTGATTCTATTGCCCGCGCTGATGAATCATGCCGACCAAGGTCAGGTGATTGATGTCGCCGTGCATGTCGGCACCTTGGGCGCCGTGATCTTGTATTTCTGGGCCGATGTAAAAGAGGCGCTGTTTGGATTTTTCCGCCTCCTGCGCGGCCAGATTGACACACGCGGCGCGTTTCTCGCGCTGTGCCTCATCATATCCACAGTGCCCGTGGTTGTGGCAGGATTGGTGTTCAAGCTTACAGGCCTCTCTGACCTGCTGCGCTCAACGGCGGTCATCGGGTGGACGATGCTTGGATTCGGAATTGTGCTTTATTGGGCAGACCGCACAGGCACAGAAACGAAGCCTGCCACGGCATGGACGCTAAAAGATGCGCTGGTTATGGGGTGTGCGCAAATTCTTGCACTGATCCCCGGCACATCGCGCTCAGGGATTACCATCACTGCCGCACGAAAACTAGGATACGGGCGCGAAGATGCGGCGCGGTTGTCGATGCTCATGTCAATTCCAGTGATCATCGCATCAGGCGCACTATTGGGGCTTGAGGTCATTGGAACCGCAGACATGGCCGCCGCACGCGATGGTGCCATCGCCGCAGGGTTCGCCTTTGTCGCGGCACTTTTGGCCCTGTCTGTGATGATGCGCCTTTTGAAAACCATCAGCTACACGCCCTATGTGATCTATCGGGTGATCTTGGGCGTGGTGCTGTTGGTGACCGCGTATAGCTAG
- a CDS encoding DUF2160 domain-containing protein yields MDWMAWTWPTAIFFMVIATLLIAFTVLAIKFPETPRTGILRIETTRGDRLFITLLGSAFINLAWLGFVGMAQPYALIVCLLYAFAVFRWV; encoded by the coding sequence ATGGATTGGATGGCATGGACCTGGCCGACAGCGATATTCTTCATGGTTATTGCCACGCTTCTGATCGCTTTTACGGTGCTCGCGATCAAGTTCCCGGAAACGCCTCGTACGGGCATCCTGCGGATTGAAACAACGAGGGGCGATCGGCTCTTCATTACCCTTCTAGGCTCGGCTTTTATAAATTTGGCCTGGCTTGGTTTTGTGGGCATGGCTCAGCCCTATGCCCTAATAGTTTGCTTGTTGTACGCCTTTGCGGTCTTCCGTTGGGTCTAA
- a CDS encoding class 1 fructose-bisphosphatase, with product MTQPITLRRFLTDHAGSHSLDTDLILLIEDIASACRSIGNRLRNAAFEGNHGLAGDTNVQGEDQKKLDVIADEVFASICETSPRLAALVSEEREDAIWLKDPEAGDYLLFYDPLDGSSNIDVNLSVGSIFSICTAKVDGDRDILKPGHTQHCSGYAIYGPTTMLVLTLGSGVHGFSCEYGTGDFWLTHPQMTIPEETAEFAINASRYRFWDRAVRRYVDECLAGSTGPRGRDFNMRWTASMVAEVHRILIRGGVFLYPADDDNRTAGGKLRLLYEASPMALLIEQAGGAASDGAIRILDIQPTGHHQRVPVILGSANEVEQIVKYHKAAAGSAAF from the coding sequence ATGACTCAACCAATCACTTTGCGCCGTTTTCTGACCGACCACGCTGGATCCCACAGTTTAGATACTGATCTTATTTTGCTGATCGAGGACATCGCGTCGGCCTGCCGTAGTATCGGCAACCGATTGCGTAACGCGGCGTTCGAAGGCAATCACGGTCTAGCCGGGGACACAAATGTGCAGGGCGAAGATCAGAAGAAACTCGACGTGATCGCAGATGAGGTCTTTGCCTCGATCTGCGAAACCTCCCCCCGGCTTGCTGCACTGGTCAGTGAAGAGCGGGAGGATGCGATCTGGCTAAAGGATCCGGAAGCAGGCGATTATCTATTGTTTTATGACCCATTAGACGGATCTTCCAATATTGACGTCAACCTGTCTGTCGGCTCAATCTTTTCGATCTGCACTGCCAAGGTGGATGGCGACCGTGACATTCTAAAGCCTGGGCACACGCAGCATTGTTCGGGCTACGCAATTTATGGGCCTACTACGATGTTGGTTCTGACCTTGGGTAGCGGCGTGCACGGGTTTTCTTGTGAATATGGGACCGGGGATTTCTGGCTAACTCATCCGCAGATGACGATTCCGGAAGAGACCGCGGAATTTGCAATAAACGCGTCACGTTATCGCTTTTGGGATAGGGCGGTGCGGCGCTATGTGGATGAATGCCTGGCAGGTAGCACGGGCCCACGTGGACGCGATTTCAATATGCGCTGGACTGCCTCTATGGTGGCTGAAGTGCACCGCATCCTAATTCGTGGCGGTGTCTTTCTCTACCCGGCCGATGACGACAATCGCACAGCTGGCGGTAAGTTGCGCTTACTCTACGAGGCTAGCCCGATGGCGCTTCTGATAGAGCAGGCTGGTGGTGCTGCCTCGGACGGTGCAATCCGAATCCTCGACATCCAACCAACGGGTCATCATCAGCGCGTTCCGGTCATCCTTGGTTCTGCAAACGAGGTGGAACAAATTGTTAAGTATCATAAAGCAGCTGCCGGTTCAGCCGCGTTCTGA